From the genome of Solanum pennellii chromosome 6, SPENNV200:
tttttttttcaaactaattaatttttactGCTTTTTTAAATCCCTTTTTAAATAAGAGAAAATGTTATAACTTGTAATTATCTATTATTAGAACTTGAAAGTTAAAAGATAAAGTTATTAACTTATTACTATTATAAATTTTGTtcgggaaaatgcacaagtatctccTCAACCTTtgcccgaaatctcaaagacacacttatattatactaagatcctattactccccccctaaacttattttattaataattttttaccccttttggcctacgtggcactatcttgtgggcccaacgctggttgacttttttttcaagctagtgccacgtatgccgaaaaggggtagaaaattacttataaaataagtttaggaggtaataggaccttagtatagtataactgtgtctctgagattttgggcataggttgaaggatacttgtacattatcacattttgttataaatgaattaatgtgGATGTCATCCGTAACTCTCTTCAAGGTTTTTCCGTAACTCTTTTTTGAAGTTCATGTACATAGTAAATGAACTCTATTTAATTCATGTAACTTTCAAGGACATGTTGTACTATATATAGCAATGattattttgtaaaagatacaatcaaaaagtaaagaagaaagaaataagaaagcATCCTCTCCCATATATCTTGtctatatatttattgtgtgatattattttatattgctaATATTTCACAATACTTATCAGTGCGAGTCTCTAACCAATTGAGACCTACGTAATTTgggattatttttttccttaaaagtcAATCAATTTTCATTTATGACACTTCTAATAGGACTTGCATAAATCTTTGATCGATAATTTAATTACTACATATCTGACTTGATTTAGCTATTATTATGATAATCAATACATTTCTGATTTATATTGTTATGTTATTTACTAACttataattctaaattaattactAAGTAATTATGCTTGTTAAGATAACTCGTAAATATTTATCATACATTATGATAAGTATATTAGTGTGTgtcataaaaaagaatattattatattaaatatgacTTGAAACTCTAAAAAATTAGCGTTAATATGGaaactaataataaatattgtagaacaattaaaattaaatgataaatctACTGTATCAATACATCATTAGTTTATATGTTTCTGAGACATTTAATGTGCATgcatataacatataatatattatataatcatattatacTTTATCATTTGAACATTAATTTACCATTTATGATAAAGAAATCAACATtataatattaactcaattattttataatagttttcatcatgtcaaatttgtcaaaGCTTGAATTTGTGGCACTTGACATTTCTGGAaagaattatttgtcatgggTACTTGATGCCAAAATTTACCTTACCGCTAAGGTCTTGGTGATAGTATCATCGAAGGAAATACGGCATCAAGTCAGGATAAAGCGAAAGCTATGATTTTCCTCCATCATCATCTTGATGAAAGCCATGAATACTTAACAGTGAAAGATCCACTTGAATTATGGATAGGTTTTGTGAGTGGATGCACTTATAGTTTCAGGATTAAAAAATCGTAATTGAGTGTAATTTTGATGTATTTAGAAACACGTcccaattaaaattatgtggggAAGTTATAAAATATGAGGACATGTTGAAAAAGACACTTACTTTCCATGCATCTAATGATATTGCAATAGCAATACTgtgaaaaaagttttaaaaaatactctgaATTACTCGCATGCCTTCTGGTGGATGAGTTGTATAATGGccttttaatgaaaaatcacgAAGCCCGTCCTTTTGAAAGTGCTCCATTACCGGAGGCACACAGGGTAGAAGCACACGGTCaatataaaatgagacaaaATAATCGGGGCCATGATAATATGCGCGGACGTTGCAAAGGCAAAAGACGATATAATATTCATCGAGGTGGTGGTCATAACAAAAGGGAGAACAATGTGGGTTCGCAAAATAATCCTTCTAAAGGAAAGGGTGATCGGTGTCATCATTGTGGCCTGAAAGGTCACTGAAAAAATGAATGTCGGATACCTGAGCATTTTGTCAAGCTGTatcaaaatttctttaaaaagaaaggaaataaaagtggCGCCTCCTCTTCTAATGCCCGAATAGAGTCACATTCGACTCTCAAAGATGATGCTTCGGTAGGGtcttctcaaaaatatttctctcatTTGGTAATGAAAAAGGCGTATGTTAGTACAATATTCGGTAGTAAAAAATTGATTAAGAACTCTAGAAAGCGACCTTATTACTACCCGAAGGAACATTATTCGTAATTGATAATGCATTgtattgtagtaagtctcataaaaaattgttaagtttcAAGGTTATTCGCCAAAATGACTATCATGTTGAGACTGCAAATGAAGAAAATGTTGAATacctttatattactacaataaATGCggagaagaaaattgtgcatgaaaaATTGTCTGCACTTTCTTCTAGGTTGTATCATATAAATATTGGTACAGTTAAATCACATGTCGTAGTAAACAAAAGGTTTACTGGctctaatgattttatcatttgacATGACCGGTTGGGTCATTCCGATTATATATGGTGCGCAAagtaattgagaattcacatgggGAAACATTGAAGAACCAAAATGTTCTTCAATCaaaggaattctcttgtgttgcttgttcacAAGGAAAGTTGGTTATCAAACCATTAATGGCTAAGGTTAGGGTGGACTGTCCTGCATTTCTGGAACGGATACAAGGTTATATATATGGACATATTCACCTTGCATGTGaatcatttaaatattatatggtcttgataGATGCATCTACAGGATGGTCACATGTATGATTACTATCAACTCGCAATATGGCTTTTGCGAGGTTGTTggctcaaataataagattaaaagCACAATTTTTAGAATATGTAATAAAGACAATTCGTCTTGATAATACTGGTGAGTTTACATCTCAagcatttaatgattattgtttatCTACTGGAATAACAATTGAACATTCGTAACATTTCAGACTCAAAATGGTCTAGCAGAGTCATTGATTAAACGTCTCCAATTGATAGCTAGATCATTATCGATGAGAACAAAGTTGTCTGTTGCAGTTTGGGGACATGTTATTTTGCATGCAGCGGCGGTTGTGCTCATAAGGCCAACCAGTTATCATGATATCTCTCCATTGCAACTGGTTTTTGGTCAGGAGCCAAACATTTCCCATCTTAGAATCTTTGGTTGTGTGGTATATGTTCCTATTGCTCCACCACAACGCGCAAAGATGGGTCCCCAAAGAAGGTTAGGAATaatatatgttgggtatgaatctcGTTCTATTATGATATACTTGGAACCTAGAACTGGTATTTATTTACACAAGATTTGTTGATTGTCATTTTTATGAATCAATATATCCACCATTTAGGGGGTGAAAAAAAGCAGTTGGAAAATGAGATAGATTGGAATTCACAATCTGTATCTCATTTAAATTCTCGAACAAATCAATGTGAGCAAGAGGTTTTATTTGCAAAATATTGCAAATCAACTGCCGGATGCATGTACTAACCTTCCATGGTTACTAAATCATATATCCCAGTTGTTAATTATCAAGTTCGAATTGATGTCCCGATAGAACAAAATGTCAAGACAAATGAGTCTGGATCACGCTTAAAATATGGTAGACCAAAGTGTTCCAAGGATAAAAATCTTCagaaaaggaaaggaataaATGATCAAGATAATCAAAATATGAAAGCAATTGCTGATAAGAGCCCCGAGACATAATAATTATGACACAACATAGGGTATCCAtgtacctaaaaataatgagaatgagGAAATCTCTATAAATTATGTCTTGACAAGAAAAAGgtgaaatcaaaataatattgtggTGGATAATATTTTTGCCTATAATAATGCAGTTGAAATAATGCAACAAGATGAGGATTTAGAACCAAGATCTGTCAGTAAATGTAGACAGAGAAATGATTGATCAAAATGGAAGGAAGCAATTTAAACAAAACTGACTTCACTTGCAAAACGTGAAGTTTTTGGACCAATAGTTCGAACACCTAAAGGTGTCAAGCCAGTGGGGGCACAAATGGATTTTTGTGCAAAAACGCAATGAAAATGGTAAAGTCACAAGATATAAAGTACGACTTATGGCACAAGAATTTACTCAAAGGCCTTGCATTGATTATGAGGAGACATATTCTCCTGTGGTAGATGCAATTACCTTTGGGTATCTAATAAATATGCAGTTCATGAAAAGCTTGAAATTCTCCTAATGAACATTGTCACAACCTATTTGTATGGATCACTAGACcataatattattatgaaaatcCATGAAGCACTCAAAGTGCCTGAAccatataaaaattcaaaagaaagttGTTCAATAAAATTTCAGAAATCCTCATATGGATCGAAAAAATTAGAGCAAATGTGGTATAATTGTCTAAGAAAATATTTGCTAAAAGAATGGTATAAGAATGACCCTATTTGTTTTTGTATCTTTATACGAAGGTCAAAATCtaaatttgtaataatatttatttatgttgatgacttgaacaCATTGGAACTCCTAAAGAGCTTCTAAAAGTCATGGAGTGTTTGAAGAAAGagtttgaaatgaaagattCTGGCAAGACAAAATTGTCTTGGCATCTAGATTGAACATTtggaaaaatgaaatatttatccatcaatcAACATATACTGAAAAGGTTTTGAGGCGATTTTACATGGATATATCACAtccattgagtaccccaatggtTGTGAGAtcttttgatataaataaagaTCCATTCCAACCTCAAGAAAAGGATAAAGAGATTATTGGTGATGAAACATCATATCTCATGCTATTGGGACACTAAAGTACGTTTGCCAATAATGCACGACCATATATTTGTTTCGCAGTAAGTTTATTGCGAGATTCAACTCATGTCCAACAACAAGACATTGGAAAGGTGTTAAGCATATATAGTGATATCTTCAAGGAACAATTGATGTGGGAATGTTGTATTTCTAATGCATCCAAGTTGAAATTGATTGATTATGCAAATGATATTTGTCTGATTCACATAAAGCCCGATCTCAGACAGACTATTTATTCACCTATGGAGGTACAGTTATATCGCGGCATTCGATGAAGCAAACAATCGTTactacttcttcaaatcatgcaaaGATAATAGTCATTCATGAATCCAGTCGAGAGTGTGTATGGTTCAAATCAATCACTCAACACATTTTGCAATTATGCGGTCTCTGTGCAAACAAAAACCAACAATATTATATGAAGATAATTATGCTTGCATAGCTCAATTAAAGGGAGAATATATCAAAGGAGACCgaacaaaacatatttcacCTAAGTTCTTTTTCACACATGATATTCAACAAATGGTGAGATAAATGTTCAACAGATTCGTTCGAGTGATAATCTTGTAGATTTATTCACTAAGGATTGCCGACATCAACATTTGAGAAGTTAAGATATAAGATTGGAATGTGTCGTCtccaaaatatcaaataaagttTTCATCAGGGAAATAAAAtacgcgttgtactcttttttccttaaccATGATTTTGGCCCATTGGGTTTTTttggtaaggtttttaatgagcaTCACTCAAGGCGTATTAGAAGATGTGTGTACTTTTTTTCTTCACTGGGATTTTTTCCACTGGATTTTTCttaataagattttaaaaagGCACATTATATATggacattcaagggggagtgttataaatgcATTAATGTGGATGTCATCCGTAACTCTCTTCAAAGTTCTTCCATAACTCTTTTGTGAAGTTCATTTAGATAGTAAATGAACTCTATTTAATTCATGTAACTTTAAAAGACATGTTGTACTACAAATAACGATGattattttgtaaaagataCAATcgaaaagtaaaaagaaagaaataataaaacattCTCTCCCATATAtcttgtttatatatttttgtcttttattattttagctaATATTTCGCAAcaaatttcactatttttaattgggaaatttttcaaaatgtcaatattttaacattacGTACCTAAAAGCTaatgaaaatgttgaaaatggGTCCTATTAGATgtttaaatattgacattttgaaaaaatttctaattaaaaatagtgaattttttaaagaaatattagcaatataaaataacataaaatgaaaattacTCCTTATGTACAAATTATATAGATAATTTTGTATGTAAATAGATACGCTgtatataattatgtaaaaaatttcatattaaatttataatcaattaGAAACACattaaggatgaagcaattaactaattactggtccaaattatatttcatcaattttatcgAACTCTCAGTAAAAAATTACTTCTCCAAAGCTACTTGTGAACGATTTTTTGACatgtttcatttcaaattttataagaaGTAATTTTTTACTGGGAGTTcgataaaattgatgaaatataatttggaccagtaattagttaattgctCAAttctttatgtgtttctaattgattataaatttactatgaatttttttacataattatatacatCGTATCTATTTACATACAAAATTGTATGTATTATATGAACAAGTTAGTAATAATGAGTTTcaatggattcattgaatttttttgttggttgcacacaaagataaaaatgaattgtTTGAGGGCTGAATTTTTCGTTGGCtaattctttttagttttttgaaCAAAATGGTATCCCAAACGTAAAATCTGCGACAATTGTActgtattttcattttttctttggtaatttgttttctatttttgaactattttgtATTCCTTATTGAAAAGGATATCATAAATGTAATGTTTTTTTGTTAGTGTTTGATCTGAATACAATTTGTATGTTcgtttaaaatacatatatgttGGCTGTCATATTATAAAATTGTGATGCACAGAATACAATTTTGTTCAAAACAAGATAAGAGCCCcattgtaaataaatattattttaacttagatacaaatacaaatatgcTGATTGTCGTAGCATAGaattgaaatggagaaaaatacatttttgttATGTTAGAATTTTGTTGGCAGTCGTAGCATACAATTGAAATAGGAAAAATACAGTTTTATTCAAAACATGATACAAGTAGCAttgtaaatacatatattttaacttggATAAAAAAATACAGTTTTGTTTAAATACAATTTTGTTCAATCTAAATTTGAATGGTAAAGTGAACACATAATATACAAAAGTTGTTGGTATAGAATTAtgataaaaacataataaaaaagaaatacgaACTTGTTCAGATTGAAAATTGagtttgaaataaaaagtgagattgaaatacaaaatggGCACAATAATACTCACTTCAATTGGAATACAAATGTGACTTTGTTATACCATTACGAtgaatacaaaacaaaaagaaatacaaacttGTATGTATACAACGTGACACTGAAATATAAAATGagcaaaataaaaatacaatatttgttGTCATTTAATTTGTGTTGTGAGTGGTCGATGATTGTGAGGTCGGTGGCAAGAAACACCAACAATGCCACCATTCTGCCGAACTGGTTAGTAGCAATGGTCAACCACGTATATGCTTAAATTTAGAAATTGATGATTAAGTGGATAACTCTTGTAATCCTTTTGAAAGCCATTATAGAGGATCTATAGGGTTTTCATTATCCAAAACAGTAATAAAAATTGGAGAACTTAGTAAGcaactaaacaaataattttttgaaagatttaaataaaaacaaaataggtTAATAAACCTAAAAATCGGATAAAGATGCATACCTTAATCAATGAAATTCTTTTGAATATTATAGATTATGTCATTGGATAGTGATTTAGAGTTTATCAAATCCTAAATGTGATTTCAAACAACAATTTTGAacgtttaaataaaaataaaatcataaacaaataaagATGCATTCCTTAATCAAATGGATTGTGTGAAtatctttataatatatagtattcAATTTCTGAAACaaaaaaatgcaagaaaaagaGAGACATGTTTGAAATGGAGAACATGAGAAGAATTGAAAGATGGAAATAtgtgagagagagaaaaaatatttttttaaacatatgagagaatttattgaaaaatgtgTAATTAAGATGAGATAAAATGGAAAGTAAATTAGGATACACAAACTTctttaaaataatgatattttttatatttttactaatatggAGGTTTTTCTACTAAATGTGGTAGATCTTTTTGACTACTTTGCTAATTTACCCTTTTTAATTAGGGATAATTACACAACTaagcaaatttatactatttaattactcatcatagctttagtttgctataattaacACTTGCAactaatattatacattaagTATGTGgactgacttcgagtttgtatatgtataattcgccaagATATACAAATagatatgtataatatacaattatttaacctatatacatatacaattcacctttctcacACTCTTTGCCCTcactcgctcgcctctctcctccctctctcaatctcgcttgccatatatacaaatgtatatgtataatatacaattatatacatatacaattcacctctctcccactctctgccctctttCCTCAATCTGTCGATCTCGatcgtctctctcctccctcttctAGTCTCGCTCGGCTCTCCTCCCtttcccaatctctcttgccatatatacaaatacatatgtataatatacaataatttaaccaatatatatatatatatatacaattcacctttctcccactctttttccctctctcgcctctctcctctctctcccagtctcacTCACCTCTATGCTCCATATAGCATGTagctataaattataattatcgaATTATAGTTttggagagtaattaattatttttaagtggctatacgTGAAATTTTCCAACAAGCAAAAGGAGTCCGGCCCAAACAGCGAAGACATGTTATATATGTGTTGTGCATCGCCAACTCTAGGGTTTTGATCCGTCTCCCGCAAAAATGGTATGCTCAATCCTCTATGGTTCCAGTTCCGTACCTTCTTCACAAGTATTGACATTGATTATTGTTTCTGTGTAGGCTCCAAAGAAGGGTGTTGCAGTAGCAGCAAAGAAGAAGGCGGAGAAGACGTCGAAGGTGGTGAATCCACTGTTCGAGAAGCGGCCAAAACAGTTTGGTATCGGTGGGGCTCTGCCACCGAAGAAGGATGTAACAAGGAACGTGAGATGGCCTCGGAATGTTACCCTTCAAAGGAAGAAGAGGATTCTCAAGATGCGATTGAAGGTCCCTCCTGCTCTCAACCAGTTCACCAAAACCCTAGATAAGAATCTAGGTCAGTATAATATTGTAACCTTATATCCTCTTGCTTTTTGGTGAAAGTTGGTTGCTGTATTTTTGCGACATCAACGTCCATTTCCTTATATTTGCACCTTCAAGGTAAATCTCTGGCATCTATGTTTAGTACACGAGCTACTTCCTTTCATCATACAAGTATGTTTTATGGTGCATGTTATAAACTGGAACTTCAACCAGAATTGGTGTCATGAGTAGCGAAGCAATTATAATGAATGGAGTATCTTGTTGGAACTGTTATGTGTTCCCCTAGATGTCAGAACTATGCCTCATTGTGTACTTGAAGATGGTTGAGTGAAGTGGTTGTTTGTGCTAGACTTGTGGGCTTTTATGATTCCAATTTTATCATGTCAGTGAAGTTTGCAAAAACATAGGCTTTTTTGCTAAGTTAGCAATATGGATTACATTTCCAGGCTCACACCTCTGGAACTGTGGCTGGTGGTTTGTTTTATAGTTCATAACCAAGTGGTTGACTGTGAGCTACTATTGTCCTTTTTAGAAGAAGTTTTTTGTTTGGATAGTTCAGAAACTACTACTATCTGTCAttgttgaataataaattttatatattcgTAGTTCATTTCTGGcaaaatatattgttttggGAAAATGTAGTATTTTGGAATGTTTTATTAAGCTGCTGCCATGTAACCATTATGATTTTCCTGTATACCAAGATTGATAGTATTGTTTATTAGCTCTCAACTCATCTTCTGTTTTGTTTTTACTTGCATGAGCTATTTTATGTCAGTGACACTGATTTGAATTTTTCCATTGTGTTTGCCCTTTGAACATGCCAGCTACCAACCTTTTCAAGATGCTTCTTAAGTACAGGCCTGAGGACAAAGCTGCAAAGAAGGAGCGTCTTGTTAAAAGGGCTCAAGCTGAAGCTGAAGGAAAAACACCTGAAACAAAGAAACCCATTATTGTGAAGTATGGCCTTAAGCATATCACTTACCTTATTGAGCAGGTTTGTTTTGGTCTTGCGAATTCTATCATACTTTCTCAAGCACACAGTTTTTCATCTTTATAGTAACCATTTTCAATTGATGTCCTTTCAGAACAAAGCTCAACTAGTAGTGATTGCTCATGATGTGGACCCAATAGAGTTGGTTGTCTGGCTGCCTGCACTATGCAGAAAGATGGAAATTCCTTACTGCATTGTGAAGGGGAAAGCACGTTTAGGATCGGTAAGTACTATTAAGTCTGTTTTCTTAATGCTTCCCAACAGATTAGGTACTGATATTGATGACTGCACAGATCGTGCATAAGAAAACTGCTTCAGCCTTGTGTTTGACAACCGTGAAGAATGAAGACAAAATGGAGTTCAGCAGAGTTTTGGAGGCAATTAAGGTATCTCGGCTGAGTTTTGTTTGCATTTTGACGTAATCTCTTCTAGGATTTCTCTTGATggttttttactttttcaggcCAACTTCAATGATAAGTATGAAGAGAACAGGAAGAAGTGGGGTGGTGGTATCATGGGCTCCAAGTCACAGGCCAGGACCAAGGCCAAAGAGAGAGTTCTTGCTAAGGAAGCTGCCCAGAGGTTGAACTAAGAGCTTGCTGTGATATATACACTGCTATTGGATTCAAGAGAGCAATCCAAGTTTTGTGTTTGGTTTACATGCTCGACAATGTTAGAGATATTAGTTCGATAAGTTCCATCATTATGTTTGCCTTCTGCAGATTATTGCTCTGTCGAAgcttaaaattaaaactttttgaCGTTCTTTTTAGATGTTTTGTTGAGTGTTTTTTATGGCTGTGAATTGCTCAGTTATTCAAGTATCCATGCTTTTACTGCTTAATCTTTGCTAATTTAGTGCAAACTCTAGTTTAGGAATTACTGCCTTCCTGCTATCCTGGTTTGGCAAATGTTCACCAATTGTTCTATGCTGTTATTTTTCCCACCAATCTATATGCCATGTCAATTATTCTTTCCCTAAACTCCATTGTTCTTGGGGCAGTCATGAGACAGCCTAGAGGattttctccttcttcaatAGGGTTGAACCAAGGGGATCTGCTATCACCAACTCTATTCATTCTGGCGCAAAAGTTATGTCAACAGCCTTGAATGTTTCACTGCAGAAAGagttcaaaatttttgagaTGTCTAGAGGGTGTCCAAAAATCAATGCCAACTTTTTACAGGAAGAAGTATGAGAAGGTGTCAGGATAGAGAATCAACAAAAATGTGTCACAAATAGCAAAGGTAGCCATTGAAACTTTAACGAATGATTTTCCTTTTATCTAATGAAGGCCGGCTCAATAAGATTAGGGCTTAAACCCAAACTTTAGAGAGGGTCAAACAGACAACACATGAATGCTCCACTCATATTGGTGAGATATCTGAAATCAGCACCAGTCCTAGTGTCATCAAAGTGGGAAATGATCTGAACGTGTTTCGTGATGCAGACAAGGGTGCATGCATTAATAGTAGAAAGTCTTATTACTGGATTTTTAGTCTAGTATAGAGGCTCCCTTATCTCTTGGAAATCTAAAAAGCAATTGATAGTCTCTACAAGTTCAGCAGAGGCTAAATATAGCAATGGCCTCTACAGTTGCGGAAGTGGTTTGGATTGTTGGCTTGCTTCAGAAACTGTGTAATATCTCCCTTCTGCCACTATACTCAGACAACACCTCACTCTTCGGATAGCTGCTAATCCAGTCTTCCATAAGAGGACAAAGCACATTAACATTGTCATTTTATAAGGATAAAGATTCAAGATGGATTGACTGTCACAACCGGCTTCGTCTGATCAACCTGTTGATGTTTTCACTAAGGCTCTTGAAAGAGGTCCTCATGCACATCTTATATCCAAACTAGAAATGAAAGACAGTTTCATAGCTCTTAGCTTGAAGGAGGGTGTAAAAGtattattatgtaaatgtgTAAGTGTGCGCTGATGATGTTGGTCACATTTATAGATTATGGTGTGCATCACACAATTGATTGTGTAATTAAGCCAAGTTGGTTAAATGGTTTATTATGATTTGTTAGAAACAGTTAGTGAGTTGAGACACTTAGATTGGATCACAACATGGTTGTCGCGTGGTATATAATGTATTGTAGATTGCAGATAATCAATGAAGTTAGTTTTTCTCTGATCACACTCAATATGTATGTTCCTCTCTGTTCTTAGTTAGTGTTGCTACATCAAGTTTTACTCTACATTTCATAAGCTCAACAGTTTTGATTCATTTGTTTTAATCTTGTTGTTTGCTTATGATTGTGAAGAGGAGAGGCTTCGCACGGGCCTGTTTTGATTCATGTGGAATGCAAACTTAAAAGATTGAgattcatttaattttgtttttaaaaacaaCTGCAGCCTAAAAATTTGCTTAAAATAAGACGGTggatatatatttgttttaaacaAACAACTTATTCTTAGAAAGTATGCAATGTTTATTAGTTTTAATACAACAAACTAAATCAATCAATAAAAGACAATCTCAAGATAACTAATCTAAGAATAACAATTGCAGAATAACTAATctcatcataatttattttcaaatcaaatgaCTCCTAAGGTTcttctataaaaataattttttaaatggttGTAATTAAGAACTCACTCGTATAAACAAaccaataaattttttatttatcgaTTTTGATCTTTAACGGTTCAGTTTTCGTAACCAATAAGAAAATgcttctaaaaaaatatatgacttCTCTAATAAATTTGACGCGACAAGACAATAATGTAACTTTACAAATGCTTATAAAGTAGAaacaataattataaacatgaaaagaactatacatgtctaacaaaaatagaaattaagaGGAATAAGGTTCTTACTTAAGGTTTGGAAGGTTTCTTTAATGTAAAATTATGAACTCAACGAATTATGAAATGAAGGCTAAATGACAAAGACATAACTAGTAAGATACTTTGATAAATACTTAATGTTTATGTATAGGTAAAAGTAGTAAATTATTAGTCTTAATGGGTTATCGATTTAACCAATAACCCATGATTGAAAACCAATACCGCACCGATGACCcgatatatattcttttaataaaacattaaataacCGTTAACCCAATAGCAATAAACCAATAGCATTTTTTTCAGTTTGATTTATCGATCTGTTCGATTTTTGCAAACCCTTACCGCCAATACTTATTGAATAGCTTGAAATATATTATCCCGTATAGACCACAAAAATAATCTATTTCTATAAATACTTTCAGT
Proteins encoded in this window:
- the LOC107023527 gene encoding 60S ribosomal protein L7a-1-like → MAPKKGVAVAAKKKAEKTSKVVNPLFEKRPKQFGIGGALPPKKDVTRNVRWPRNVTLQRKKRILKMRLKVPPALNQFTKTLDKNLATNLFKMLLKYRPEDKAAKKERLVKRAQAEAEGKTPETKKPIIVKYGLKHITYLIEQNKAQLVVIAHDVDPIELVVWLPALCRKMEIPYCIVKGKARLGSIVHKKTASALCLTTVKNEDKMEFSRVLEAIKANFNDKYEENRKKWGGGIMGSKSQARTKAKERVLAKEAAQRLN